The following coding sequences are from one uncultured Desulfobacter sp. window:
- a CDS encoding 2-oxoacid:acceptor oxidoreductase subunit alpha, with product MAENIQFIPGSDACIEGALYAGCDFFAGYPITPSSEVAEGLSAALPKRGGKFIQMEDEIASMACIIGAALAGKKVMTATSGPGFSLKQEGIGYACMAEVPCVIANIQRGGPSTGNPTHVAQGDTMQARWGSHGDHSIIAMTASNLQDVFKITVEGFNLAEKYRTPVVLMFDEATQHLREKVVIPEPGEIEVVDRIRTTIPVGEQYYPYLTDENGQRPMSDFGAGHRYHVTGLCHNIMGFPDVSPENVNALIHHLVDKIESKANDIAMYKEYYMDDADYVIVAYGTTTRSALQAAEDYRNQFGIKVGVLELQVVWPFADDIIREKCANAKAVIVAEMNMGQIVNEVKRVVAAPEKVYFSNRVDNQIIKPNDIKAAIRMITGKGI from the coding sequence ATGGCTGAGAATATACAATTTATTCCAGGAAGTGATGCCTGTATTGAAGGCGCCCTGTATGCCGGGTGTGACTTTTTTGCAGGTTATCCCATCACGCCGTCATCAGAAGTTGCAGAGGGTTTGTCTGCTGCACTTCCCAAAAGAGGCGGCAAATTTATCCAGATGGAAGACGAAATTGCATCCATGGCCTGCATCATCGGCGCAGCCCTTGCCGGTAAAAAGGTTATGACCGCAACTTCCGGCCCCGGCTTCTCCCTGAAGCAGGAAGGTATCGGATACGCCTGTATGGCAGAGGTCCCCTGTGTTATTGCAAATATCCAGAGAGGCGGCCCCTCCACAGGTAACCCCACCCACGTTGCCCAGGGTGACACAATGCAGGCCAGATGGGGCTCCCATGGTGATCACAGCATTATTGCCATGACCGCGTCCAACCTTCAGGATGTATTTAAAATTACGGTTGAAGGATTTAATCTAGCTGAAAAATACCGGACTCCTGTTGTCCTGATGTTTGATGAGGCCACCCAGCACCTGAGAGAAAAAGTGGTCATTCCTGAACCCGGCGAGATCGAAGTTGTGGACAGAATCAGAACCACGATCCCCGTAGGCGAACAATACTATCCCTATCTTACCGATGAAAACGGCCAGCGGCCGATGTCCGATTTCGGTGCAGGCCATCGTTACCACGTGACCGGCCTTTGTCATAACATTATGGGCTTTCCCGACGTGAGCCCTGAAAATGTTAATGCGCTGATCCACCACCTGGTAGATAAAATTGAAAGTAAAGCCAACGACATCGCCATGTACAAAGAGTACTACATGGATGATGCCGACTACGTCATCGTTGCCTACGGCACAACAACCAGATCCGCGCTCCAGGCTGCCGAAGACTATCGCAATCAGTTCGGCATCAAGGTCGGCGTTTTAGAGCTTCAGGTTGTATGGCCCTTTGCAGATGACATTATCAGAGAAAAATGTGCCAATGCCAAGGCCGTGATTGTAGCTGAAATGAATATGGGCCAGATTGTCAATGAGGTAAAACGTGTTGTGGCTGCGCCTGAAAAAGTTTACTTCTCCAACCGGGTTGACAACCAAATCATCAAGCCCAACGATATCAAAGCTGCCATCAGAATGATCACAGGAAAGGGGATATAA
- a CDS encoding 4Fe-4S binding protein — MAKGKNVKHIIDKSWCKGCGICVHFCPKQVLELNSEEKAVAARPEDCIGCKLCELRCPDLAIQILVEEGE; from the coding sequence ATGGCAAAAGGAAAAAACGTCAAACACATTATTGACAAGAGCTGGTGCAAGGGGTGCGGCATTTGCGTTCACTTCTGCCCCAAACAGGTTCTGGAACTGAACAGCGAAGAAAAAGCTGTGGCAGCCCGCCCTGAAGACTGCATTGGATGTAAGCTTTGCGAACTTCGGTGCCCTGATCTGGCAATTCAAATTTTAGTTGAAGAGGGGGAATAA
- a CDS encoding FprA family A-type flavoprotein: protein MKFQKIVDDIYRLAVNIEDENYLFEGIWPIPHGISINAYLIKGEKNVLIDLTQDIMDFPKAISGQMEELSLAVEDIDIIVVNHMEPDHAGWLRQFCQKNTKGVIYCTKKAIPLLQAFGEVPADRAVAITDGMTLAVGDYELQFFETPNIHWPETMMTYETKRKILFACDAFGSYGKVEDDTIFDDQLSADKHAFFESEALRYYANIVAAFSGPVLKGLEKLSGLDVEVICPSHGIIWRENPGVIIDHYKRYADYSKGPAEREVTLVWSSMYGSTKSMLNLVVETIRKHKIPVHVYQAPGDDIGYILASAWKSAGLIFGMPTYEYKVFPPMSHVIDELLVKRVANKKVFRYGSYGWVGGAQRDFQAKIEKSSWDLLGFYEWQGAPTSEDEQAMVEKIDAFCEELIKFTE from the coding sequence ATGAAGTTTCAGAAAATAGTGGATGATATTTACCGTCTCGCGGTCAACATCGAAGACGAGAATTACCTGTTTGAGGGCATCTGGCCCATTCCCCACGGCATTTCCATAAACGCCTATCTGATCAAGGGGGAAAAGAACGTCCTCATTGATCTGACCCAGGACATCATGGATTTTCCCAAGGCCATTTCCGGTCAGATGGAAGAGCTCTCTTTGGCAGTGGAGGACATTGATATCATCGTGGTGAACCACATGGAGCCGGACCACGCCGGCTGGCTGCGGCAATTTTGTCAAAAAAATACCAAGGGTGTGATTTACTGTACCAAAAAGGCAATTCCTTTGCTCCAGGCTTTTGGCGAGGTGCCGGCAGACCGGGCTGTGGCCATCACCGACGGCATGACCCTGGCCGTCGGGGACTATGAACTTCAGTTCTTTGAAACCCCCAACATCCACTGGCCCGAAACCATGATGACCTATGAGACAAAGCGTAAAATTCTGTTTGCCTGCGATGCCTTTGGTTCATACGGTAAGGTGGAAGACGACACCATTTTCGACGATCAGCTCTCTGCGGACAAGCACGCTTTTTTTGAAAGTGAGGCCCTGCGTTATTACGCCAACATTGTTGCTGCGTTTTCCGGGCCCGTACTCAAGGGGCTGGAAAAACTGTCCGGACTGGATGTTGAGGTTATCTGCCCCTCCCACGGCATTATCTGGCGGGAGAACCCCGGGGTGATCATCGACCATTACAAACGCTATGCAGATTACAGCAAGGGGCCGGCGGAAAGGGAAGTCACCCTGGTCTGGTCCAGCATGTACGGCAGTACAAAATCCATGCTGAACCTTGTGGTCGAGACCATAAGGAAACACAAGATTCCGGTGCATGTTTACCAGGCCCCGGGGGATGATATCGGCTACATCCTGGCCAGCGCCTGGAAGTCCGCCGGACTTATTTTCGGCATGCCCACCTACGAGTACAAGGTGTTTCCCCCCATGTCCCATGTGATTGACGAGTTGCTTGTAAAACGGGTGGCCAACAAAAAGGTCTTCAGGTACGGCTCCTATGGATGGGTCGGGGGCGCCCAGCGGGATTTCCAAGCCAAGATTGAAAAATCAAGCTGGGATCTGCTTGGGTTCTACGAATGGCAGGGGGCTCCCACCAGCGAGGATGAGCAGGCCATGGTTGAAAAGATTGATGCCTTTTGCGAGGAATTGATTAAGTTTACCGAGTAA
- a CDS encoding PAS domain S-box protein, whose translation MTQKNSSIKNQSSPKERQCRDTMVRLVFKLILVISLLSLSDIPGLCHAHNDAAHPFLESLTQEEQQWLKAHPVIRLGLAFDRPPFEFIDDQGQFQGIITEYIDLIEKRLQVVFQYVKREDGSPLSWAQILSSAQNRQLDCVACLLQTQQRTAYLNFTRPYLDFPYVLIVSQKNYISEKISDFNGRRFAVVDTHPVSQQLRRQFPELIYVSVENSLQGMQAVARGKAAGFVVNAADASYHIKKHSLNQLKIAVTLDDVDTKIRMGIRKDWPLLAGILDKTLAALPPQETAAIHNRWVSLDYENKISRHKVLTVSIPAVLIFLIILLVVLMVNRRLKKEVVKRQQTEKLLLKSEERLHFALNAANAHHWQIDMRSGKITYSSLQLFVSAGYSEQDAPTTLDLIFSLVHPDDRAILDEAFERLFADETTVKIDYRLQQKPSGWIWLHSAGQIVEWDAQGQATQIAGLTMDITERRNLLEKFTQSQERFLYSLEAADALYWQTDMQRQTYSCESYHLFIKCGYTEKEIPKTIKEYNALVHPDDAVLIEKKAQQCIQGEIPLIRVDYRFRRKNSDWAWFTSVGRAVKWDEAGQIVKIAGITMDITERLKLHQQIKKSQEQLRIISEHTHDWQSWQTLSGKLLWVNKAVEKVTGYTVDECIEMKDYPLQLFDERDWDIYRTLTDTVRKGKGRREAQLRVRRKDGSHVWVSAAYEPVLDKNGRIIGIAGAGKDITKQIEAEQGLRLLSKVFEDSLDPIVLTDLSGNIINLNEATIEAYGYSRPELLGEHIGIFAPKEAQLRQQAFYQRCLKGEILKNIEGTRVRKDGTVLPHLFTYSLLKDDKGKPLGVATIAKDITWIKEAEKELEEHRIHLEDIVKERTLDLEAARQVAEDATRAKSDFLANMSHEIRTPLNAIIGFAHLALQTNPDVRQYDYIQKIQNGSKALLGVINDILDFSKIEAGKLDMESIEFLLEDVLETVTNLVGIKAQEKGLELIYNIDPHIPHTLIGDPIRLGQILLNLTNNAVKFTKHGEIVLGCALGEENADGALLEFSVQDTGIGLTQSQQDKLFQAFSQADSTTTRKYGGTGLGLFISKSLVEMMNGQIRVESEHGLGTTFRFTVRLKRVGSRTITPHLTLVDKQTKKVLVVDDNANARAVLEKMLKAMSFEVTQAGSAEAGLAELETARKQGAPFDLVFMDWLMPGMDGLQASEKIKTALEENIPAVIMVSAYEREELVQKADQLGLDGCLIKPVAPSLLSDAIMTALGRKGQPRTFGPPKEQLPDVAGIQGATLLVAEDNEVNQQVAKGILESNGFVVELADNGRLALEAVQKKAYDAVLMDINMPEMDGYTAGREIRVLPGFKHLPIIAMTANAMTGDREKALAAGMNDHVAKPIDVKNLLNVLKKWITPVKKEDTPAKTAYNGASPDSLGAVPGIDIQAGLDRLAGDTNLYKNLLKRFAENQSDTPDKIQQALSNEDLETAQILAHTIKGVSGNVSATFVFESATRLDEAIKNKEIRTALALLPDFSARLSEVIQGIHGLEPQAQSPEQSKKAPDLETLNPQFITLERMIDENNPNAIRIVSQIRDQISGNGMERLVDQLTREIDAYNFDDAQKTLQTLCLQMGPDRRE comes from the coding sequence TTGACCCAAAAGAACTCTTCGATAAAAAATCAGTCTTCACCCAAAGAGAGGCAATGCCGGGATACGATGGTGCGACTTGTATTCAAACTTATTTTAGTGATTTCCCTCCTGAGTTTGTCTGATATCCCGGGCCTTTGCCATGCCCATAATGACGCAGCACATCCTTTCCTTGAATCATTGACCCAGGAAGAGCAACAATGGCTCAAAGCCCATCCGGTGATCAGGCTCGGCCTTGCTTTCGACCGACCGCCCTTTGAATTTATTGATGACCAGGGGCAATTCCAGGGAATAATTACCGAATATATCGATTTGATCGAAAAACGGCTTCAAGTCGTCTTTCAATATGTGAAACGAGAAGACGGTTCCCCGCTTTCATGGGCGCAGATACTATCTTCGGCCCAAAACAGGCAGTTGGATTGTGTGGCCTGCCTGCTGCAAACCCAACAAAGGACTGCCTATCTGAATTTTACCCGACCCTATCTTGATTTTCCGTATGTTCTGATCGTCAGTCAAAAGAATTACATATCCGAAAAAATATCCGATTTTAACGGCCGAAGATTTGCCGTGGTGGACACCCATCCGGTCAGTCAACAATTGCGCAGGCAATTTCCCGAACTGATCTATGTCTCTGTGGAAAACTCCTTGCAGGGCATGCAGGCCGTTGCCCGGGGCAAAGCTGCCGGATTCGTGGTCAATGCAGCCGATGCAAGTTACCATATAAAAAAACACAGCTTAAACCAACTGAAGATTGCGGTAACCCTGGATGACGTAGATACTAAAATTCGCATGGGCATACGAAAAGACTGGCCGTTGCTTGCCGGCATCCTGGATAAAACCCTGGCCGCATTGCCCCCCCAAGAAACAGCGGCCATCCACAACCGGTGGGTCTCCCTTGATTATGAAAATAAAATATCCCGGCACAAGGTTCTAACCGTTTCAATCCCCGCCGTTCTTATTTTCCTGATCATTCTTTTGGTGGTGTTGATGGTCAACAGAAGATTGAAAAAAGAAGTTGTTAAACGGCAGCAAACTGAAAAACTATTACTGAAAAGCGAAGAGCGCCTCCATTTTGCCTTGAACGCGGCCAACGCCCACCATTGGCAGATCGACATGCGGTCGGGGAAAATCACCTATAGTTCATTACAGCTTTTTGTTTCCGCAGGATATTCAGAACAAGACGCACCGACGACCCTGGATCTCATTTTTTCTCTGGTTCACCCCGATGATCGTGCAATACTTGATGAGGCCTTTGAACGACTTTTTGCAGACGAAACGACAGTAAAAATAGATTACCGACTGCAACAGAAACCCTCCGGCTGGATATGGCTGCATTCCGCAGGACAGATCGTGGAATGGGATGCCCAGGGACAGGCAACCCAAATTGCAGGCCTGACCATGGACATTACGGAGCGCCGCAACCTGCTTGAAAAATTTACCCAGTCCCAGGAGCGGTTTCTCTATTCACTGGAAGCCGCAGATGCCCTTTACTGGCAGACAGACATGCAACGGCAAACCTATTCCTGTGAATCTTACCACCTGTTCATTAAATGTGGTTATACTGAGAAAGAGATACCCAAAACGATTAAGGAATATAATGCCCTGGTTCATCCTGATGATGCCGTTTTGATTGAAAAAAAGGCCCAGCAATGTATTCAAGGAGAAATTCCACTTATCAGGGTCGATTACCGATTTCGCCGGAAAAACTCGGATTGGGCCTGGTTCACCTCCGTAGGCAGAGCCGTTAAATGGGATGAAGCGGGTCAAATTGTTAAAATTGCCGGCATCACCATGGATATAACGGAGCGGTTGAAGCTTCACCAGCAGATCAAAAAATCCCAGGAACAATTGCGGATTATTTCGGAACATACCCACGACTGGCAGTCCTGGCAGACGCTCAGCGGTAAATTGCTATGGGTAAACAAGGCCGTTGAAAAGGTGACGGGCTATACCGTAGACGAGTGTATAGAGATGAAAGACTATCCCCTTCAACTATTCGATGAACGGGATTGGGACATTTATCGAACACTCACAGACACAGTACGTAAGGGCAAAGGCCGCCGGGAGGCACAACTTCGCGTGCGCCGAAAAGACGGCAGCCATGTATGGGTGTCGGCGGCCTATGAACCGGTCCTGGACAAAAACGGCCGGATCATCGGCATTGCCGGCGCGGGCAAGGATATTACAAAACAGATAGAGGCGGAACAAGGCCTTCGCCTGTTATCCAAAGTATTTGAAGACAGTTTGGACCCGATTGTGCTCACGGATCTTTCCGGAAATATCATAAATCTGAACGAAGCCACCATTGAGGCGTACGGATATTCCAGACCAGAGCTTCTGGGCGAACATATCGGCATATTTGCCCCCAAAGAGGCCCAGCTCAGGCAGCAGGCTTTTTACCAGCGCTGCCTTAAGGGTGAAATCCTTAAAAATATTGAAGGCACCCGGGTCAGAAAGGATGGGACTGTCCTGCCCCATCTGTTTACCTATTCCCTGTTAAAGGATGACAAAGGCAAACCTTTAGGTGTTGCAACCATTGCCAAGGATATTACCTGGATCAAGGAGGCGGAAAAGGAACTTGAGGAACATAGAATTCACCTGGAAGATATTGTAAAGGAACGCACCCTTGATCTGGAAGCGGCAAGGCAGGTGGCCGAAGACGCCACAAGGGCCAAAAGTGATTTTTTGGCCAATATGAGCCATGAAATCCGCACCCCGCTCAACGCCATTATCGGCTTTGCCCATCTGGCACTCCAGACGAATCCGGATGTAAGGCAGTATGATTATATCCAGAAAATCCAGAACGGCTCCAAGGCGCTTCTAGGTGTTATCAACGATATCCTCGACTTCAGCAAGATTGAAGCGGGCAAACTGGATATGGAATCCATTGAATTCCTCCTGGAGGATGTTCTGGAGACCGTTACCAATCTTGTGGGCATCAAGGCCCAGGAAAAAGGATTGGAGCTTATTTATAACATTGATCCCCATATCCCCCACACCCTCATCGGTGACCCCATCCGGCTGGGCCAGATTCTTTTGAACCTGACCAATAATGCGGTGAAATTTACAAAACACGGGGAGATTGTTTTGGGGTGTGCCTTGGGTGAAGAAAATGCCGATGGGGCCCTGCTTGAATTTTCCGTCCAGGACACCGGCATCGGACTGACCCAGTCCCAGCAGGACAAATTATTCCAGGCCTTTTCCCAGGCCGATTCAACCACCACCCGCAAATACGGGGGTACAGGCCTGGGGCTGTTTATCAGTAAATCTCTGGTGGAGATGATGAACGGACAAATCCGGGTGGAAAGTGAGCACGGCCTGGGCACCACCTTTCGGTTCACCGTCCGTTTAAAGCGGGTTGGATCACGGACAATCACCCCGCACCTTACCCTCGTCGACAAACAAACGAAAAAAGTGCTGGTGGTGGACGATAATGCCAACGCCCGGGCGGTGCTGGAAAAGATGCTCAAGGCCATGTCCTTTGAGGTCACCCAGGCCGGCAGTGCGGAAGCCGGGCTTGCGGAACTGGAAACGGCCCGCAAACAGGGAGCGCCTTTTGATCTGGTTTTCATGGATTGGCTGATGCCGGGTATGGATGGGCTGCAAGCCTCTGAAAAAATAAAAACCGCTTTGGAGGAAAATATTCCTGCGGTGATCATGGTGTCGGCCTATGAGCGGGAGGAGCTGGTGCAAAAAGCCGATCAACTGGGGCTTGACGGCTGTCTGATTAAACCGGTTGCGCCGTCCTTATTGTCCGATGCAATCATGACGGCACTGGGAAGAAAGGGACAGCCACGCACCTTTGGTCCCCCAAAAGAACAATTGCCCGACGTGGCCGGAATCCAGGGGGCAACGCTTCTGGTGGCCGAGGACAACGAGGTAAACCAGCAAGTGGCCAAAGGTATCCTGGAAAGCAACGGCTTTGTGGTGGAGCTGGCAGACAACGGCCGTTTAGCATTGGAAGCCGTACAGAAAAAAGCGTATGACGCCGTGCTCATGGATATCAACATGCCCGAGATGGACGGTTACACCGCCGGTCGTGAAATCAGAGTGCTGCCGGGGTTTAAACATCTGCCGATTATCGCCATGACGGCCAATGCCATGACCGGTGACAGGGAAAAAGCCCTGGCCGCAGGCATGAATGATCATGTGGCCAAACCCATTGATGTCAAGAATCTGCTCAATGTCCTGAAAAAATGGATAACGCCTGTCAAAAAAGAAGACACACCCGCTAAAACAGCATACAATGGCGCATCACCTGACAGTTTGGGCGCTGTGCCGGGTATTGACATCCAGGCGGGACTGGATCGTTTGGCCGGGGACACAAATTTGTACAAAAATCTTTTAAAAAGGTTTGCCGAAAATCAGTCAGATACACCCGATAAAATCCAACAGGCCCTATCCAACGAGGATCTGGAAACAGCGCAGATCCTTGCCCACACCATTAAGGGCGTTTCAGGCAATGTCAGCGCAACCTTTGTTTTTGAATCGGCAACACGTCTGGACGAAGCAATAAAAAACAAAGAGATCCGGACCGCCCTGGCCCTGCTGCCTGATTTTTCAGCCCGTCTGTCGGAAGTTATACAAGGCATTCACGGCCTTGAACCCCAAGCGCAATCACCGGAACAATCAAAAAAGGCCCCTGATCTTGAAACACTCAACCCACAATTCATAACGCTTGAACGAATGATTGACGAGAACAATCCCAACGCCATCCGCATTGTAAGTCAAATCAGGGATCAAATTTCGGGAAATGGCATGGAAAGGCTGGTTGATCAACTTACCCGGGAGATTGATGCCTACAATTTCGATGACGCCCAAAAGACGCTTCAAACGCTTTGCCTTCAAATGGGCCCTGACCGTAGAGAATAA
- a CDS encoding 2-oxoacid:ferredoxin oxidoreductase subunit beta has translation MSEFDVKKYIRAQFFPQMWCPGCGHGTVMGALLRAIHDLGLENDEVSVVSGIGCSSRISGYLDFNTAHTMHGRALPTATGVKLANPNLKVIVPFGDGDSTAIGGNHFIHACRRNIDITAIVMNNRIYGMTGGQYSPMSGCGVKASTAPYGVPDRSFDLVELAKGAGATFVARTTVYHVKEAQNTIRKAIEHKGFSVVEILSMCPTQFGRKNKAGEAPQMMEWYKEATVPMGSKKLAENPDLIQRGVFVDEEALEYCEAYQTNVIDKVMKKG, from the coding sequence ATGAGCGAATTTGATGTAAAAAAATATATCCGGGCCCAATTTTTCCCCCAGATGTGGTGTCCGGGTTGCGGACACGGAACTGTTATGGGTGCCCTTCTTCGGGCCATCCATGATCTGGGATTGGAAAACGATGAGGTTTCCGTAGTCTCCGGTATCGGATGTTCTTCAAGAATCTCCGGCTATCTTGATTTCAACACCGCACACACCATGCACGGCAGAGCCCTTCCGACGGCCACAGGTGTTAAGCTTGCCAACCCCAACCTGAAAGTTATTGTCCCCTTTGGTGACGGTGACTCCACGGCCATCGGCGGCAACCACTTTATCCATGCCTGCAGAAGAAATATCGATATTACAGCCATCGTCATGAACAACCGGATTTACGGCATGACCGGCGGACAGTACTCCCCCATGTCCGGCTGTGGTGTAAAAGCAAGTACTGCTCCCTATGGTGTTCCCGATCGTTCCTTTGATCTGGTTGAACTGGCCAAAGGCGCAGGTGCAACCTTTGTTGCAAGAACAACTGTTTACCATGTCAAAGAAGCCCAGAATACAATCAGAAAAGCCATTGAACACAAAGGCTTTTCCGTGGTTGAAATTCTGTCCATGTGCCCCACCCAGTTCGGTAGAAAGAACAAGGCAGGCGAAGCTCCCCAGATGATGGAATGGTACAAGGAAGCCACCGTACCCATGGGTTCCAAAAAACTGGCAGAGAATCCGGATCTTATTCAACGCGGCGTTTTTGTTGATGAAGAAGCTCTCGAATATTGCGAAGCTTACCAAACAAACGTCATTGACAAGGTAATGAAGAAAGGATAG
- a CDS encoding glycosyltransferase family 2 protein, with product MIVQNTEMISVIIPTFNRAWALKRAVDSALDQDYAHKEIIVVDDGSTDDTQEVLAGYDGQIRVLIQENKGVSAARNFGIKESRGGFIALLDSDDAWEKKKLSCQVDFFKSNPDAMICQTEEIWIRNGKRVNPKKKHKKPSGMIFEASLKLCLVSPSAVMIKRELLDQKGMFNEAFEVCEDYDLWLRISHDTPVYLIDTPLTIKTGGHDDQLSASHSQDKYRIQSILNLIESDVLTPSQVRAALEVFGEKCRIFANGCMKRGREKEAAHYLMLADRKGGA from the coding sequence ATGATAGTACAAAATACAGAGATGATCAGTGTAATCATCCCCACGTTCAACCGGGCCTGGGCGCTTAAAAGGGCTGTGGACTCAGCCCTTGACCAGGACTATGCGCATAAAGAGATCATTGTGGTGGATGACGGCTCGACAGATGACACCCAAGAGGTGCTGGCAGGATATGACGGGCAAATCCGGGTATTGATCCAGGAAAATAAGGGGGTGAGTGCGGCCAGAAATTTTGGGATCAAAGAGAGCCGGGGCGGGTTTATTGCCCTGCTGGATTCCGATGATGCCTGGGAAAAGAAAAAGCTCTCCTGCCAGGTGGACTTTTTTAAATCCAACCCCGACGCCATGATCTGCCAGACCGAGGAGATCTGGATCAGAAACGGTAAACGGGTTAATCCCAAAAAAAAACATAAAAAACCGTCCGGCATGATTTTTGAGGCCTCCTTAAAACTCTGTCTGGTCAGCCCTTCGGCGGTGATGATCAAACGAGAGCTCCTTGACCAAAAGGGCATGTTTAATGAGGCGTTTGAGGTGTGCGAGGATTATGATTTATGGCTGCGTATCTCCCATGATACACCCGTGTATTTGATCGACACCCCTTTGACCATTAAAACCGGGGGGCATGACGATCAGCTGTCCGCCTCCCACTCCCAGGATAAATACCGGATTCAGTCCATATTGAATCTGATTGAGTCCGATGTCCTGACCCCATCCCAGGTCCGGGCCGCTTTAGAGGTCTTTGGGGAAAAGTGCCGGATTTTTGCCAACGGGTGCATGAAACGGGGCCGGGAAAAAGAGGCGGCCCATTACCTGATGCTTGCCGACCGCAAGGGAGGGGCGTGA
- a CDS encoding IS66 family transposase: MATVNKTSIREEVDRLKQDFEKLCSEGKASPEIQAVMNSMLLIVELILAVFLEKKTRKGNKNSSLPSSQTPKDETAKSDPKSNGKGKKVSGELGNTRTIETTTISKAETCDVCGTSLDQTPSRGHERRTRIDIVFEKVVEHVDAEIKQCPNCAAEVKAGFPEDMPGPLQYGTGLKAFAIHLIISQMVALNRVQKQISAMIGAVISEATLLKFVWRLYQALEQWEAKSIESILQAPSIHVDETSFRVNRKNHWIHVYSSGGITLKLLHRKRGKEAIVDLNIIPRYGGVIIHDCWASYLSYDHCGHGLCGSHLLRELTFIVDSNQYRWARNMKKLLQETCRKIAKREDKCLTEKEYANLQKRYRNILTRGDKELPEIPPKPKGKRGKMAKSDAHNLWERLKEHETAVLLFAKDPYVPFTNNRAERDLRMAKVKQKVSGCFRHQRYADAYCRISSYLQTMANKGVNPLVAIQLALASEVPDVDSDWGE; encoded by the coding sequence ATGGCAACAGTGAATAAGACAAGTATTCGAGAAGAAGTAGACCGTCTGAAACAGGACTTTGAAAAGCTCTGTTCTGAGGGCAAAGCGTCTCCTGAGATACAGGCAGTAATGAATAGTATGCTGCTCATTGTGGAATTGATACTTGCAGTCTTCCTTGAGAAAAAAACTCGCAAAGGCAACAAGAATTCAAGTCTGCCATCCTCACAAACGCCAAAAGATGAGACTGCCAAGTCGGATCCGAAAAGCAACGGTAAGGGGAAAAAGGTCAGTGGAGAACTCGGCAATACCCGTACAATAGAAACCACCACCATCTCTAAAGCAGAAACATGTGATGTTTGTGGCACTTCCCTGGACCAGACACCCAGCCGGGGACATGAACGACGTACCAGAATAGATATTGTCTTTGAAAAAGTCGTAGAACATGTTGATGCCGAAATCAAACAATGCCCCAACTGTGCCGCGGAGGTAAAGGCAGGCTTTCCTGAGGATATGCCTGGCCCCTTACAATACGGAACTGGGCTCAAGGCATTCGCCATCCACTTGATCATCAGCCAGATGGTTGCCCTTAACCGGGTTCAAAAACAGATTTCCGCCATGATCGGGGCGGTTATTTCTGAAGCGACCCTTCTCAAATTTGTCTGGCGGCTTTACCAAGCACTTGAACAATGGGAAGCCAAATCAATTGAGAGTATCCTTCAGGCTCCATCCATTCATGTTGATGAGACATCCTTCCGGGTGAATCGAAAAAATCACTGGATACATGTGTATTCTTCCGGAGGAATCACGCTAAAGCTACTTCATCGAAAGCGGGGTAAGGAGGCGATTGTCGATTTGAACATCATCCCCCGCTATGGCGGGGTAATAATCCATGATTGCTGGGCATCATATTTGTCATACGATCATTGTGGCCACGGGCTATGTGGTTCTCACCTCTTGAGGGAGTTGACATTTATTGTCGATTCCAATCAGTACAGGTGGGCCCGAAATATGAAAAAATTGTTGCAGGAGACTTGCCGGAAAATAGCCAAACGAGAAGATAAATGTCTGACAGAGAAAGAATACGCGAACTTGCAGAAGCGTTACCGCAACATTCTTACACGAGGAGATAAAGAGCTGCCGGAAATCCCGCCGAAACCAAAAGGCAAACGTGGTAAAATGGCCAAGTCAGATGCCCACAATCTTTGGGAAAGGCTGAAAGAACATGAAACAGCTGTTTTGCTGTTTGCCAAGGATCCATATGTTCCTTTCACCAATAACCGGGCAGAGCGTGATCTTCGAATGGCAAAGGTTAAACAGAAAGTATCAGGGTGTTTTAGACACCAACGATATGCCGATGCTTATTGTCGGATTTCGAGTTATCTGCAAACCATGGCAAACAAAGGGGTGAATCCGCTGGTTGCCATTCAGCTGGCTTTGGCCAGCGAAGTTCCCGACGTCGATTCCGATTGGGGCGAGTAG